One stretch of Myxococcales bacterium DNA includes these proteins:
- a CDS encoding S8 family serine peptidase, which yields MRSRILAVCCLAVLLLPVFTGLAAAFETVLYNRMPVAAGQALIAVAPRHSRAAAVRALSADGFRVIRASTPDGQVLSPASWLHDAKAGERFLVVEFDPARPIDEALAALAETPGIVAAAPNQVFYPAFVPNDPFYQSHQSYLREMYLEKAWDLSRGDQVKVAVVDTGYILEGLTDGVINLLDGYDFADNDDNVSDTIGHGTQVANVIAHATNNGIGAAGVAPGARILPCKVFRDGEEGALESDILAAVDWAVQQGAQVINMSLGGGGYDSFSAETMSDAVAANVVVVAASGNEGAGSVSYPAAYEGVIAVGSCDTHAIGDFPTRSSFSNYGDALDFVAPGNAIIGETDYGQGIGFYVASGTSLASPMFAGAAALLIDVAGDGYTVEGIRKVFQQTANRDPDAGWDDELGWGEINVQAAMEAISGPIPNDPPIVHIIAKPLAGAAPLTVTFTGGASDSDGSIASYLWSFSSGETYYLLQFDHTFTKPGEYTVYLTASDDSGESASDHVVITVTPGDDNADSKSDRGCGVAGGAGWADLAIMPALLAVWSLAMGRRRRRAAEKAGIS from the coding sequence ATGCGGTCACGAATTCTGGCGGTTTGTTGCCTGGCGGTGCTGCTGTTGCCGGTTTTTACCGGCCTCGCGGCAGCTTTCGAAACAGTCTTGTATAACCGGATGCCGGTCGCGGCGGGTCAGGCCCTGATCGCCGTCGCGCCGCGGCATTCGCGCGCGGCCGCGGTGCGGGCGTTGTCGGCGGACGGATTTCGCGTGATCCGCGCCAGTACCCCTGACGGGCAGGTATTGTCGCCCGCGAGCTGGCTACACGACGCCAAAGCCGGCGAACGGTTCCTGGTGGTGGAATTCGATCCGGCCCGGCCGATCGACGAAGCCTTGGCGGCCCTGGCCGAAACGCCGGGCATCGTGGCGGCAGCGCCGAATCAGGTGTTTTATCCCGCCTTCGTCCCGAACGATCCGTTTTACCAATCGCACCAAAGCTATCTGCGTGAAATGTACCTGGAAAAAGCGTGGGACCTGTCGCGCGGCGACCAGGTCAAAGTCGCCGTCGTGGACACCGGCTACATTCTGGAAGGGTTGACCGACGGGGTGATCAACCTGCTCGACGGTTACGATTTCGCCGACAACGACGATAACGTTTCCGACACCATCGGCCACGGCACCCAGGTGGCCAACGTCATCGCCCATGCCACCAACAACGGCATCGGCGCGGCGGGCGTGGCGCCCGGCGCGCGCATTCTGCCCTGCAAGGTCTTCCGTGACGGCGAGGAAGGCGCGCTGGAAAGCGACATCCTGGCCGCCGTGGATTGGGCCGTGCAGCAGGGCGCCCAGGTCATCAACATGAGCCTGGGCGGCGGCGGGTACGATTCCTTCTCCGCCGAAACGATGAGCGACGCCGTCGCCGCCAACGTCGTCGTGGTCGCGGCTTCCGGCAACGAGGGTGCCGGCAGCGTCAGCTACCCGGCGGCTTACGAGGGCGTCATCGCCGTCGGCAGTTGCGACACGCACGCCATCGGCGATTTTCCGACGCGCAGCAGCTTTTCCAATTACGGCGACGCGCTCGATTTCGTGGCGCCCGGCAACGCCATCATCGGCGAAACCGACTACGGGCAGGGCATCGGCTTTTACGTCGCCTCCGGCACCAGCCTCGCCTCGCCGATGTTCGCGGGCGCGGCGGCGCTGCTGATCGACGTCGCCGGCGACGGTTACACCGTCGAAGGCATCCGCAAAGTGTTTCAGCAGACGGCCAATCGCGATCCGGATGCGGGTTGGGACGACGAACTGGGGTGGGGCGAAATCAACGTCCAGGCCGCGATGGAAGCCATCTCCGGCCCGATTCCGAACGATCCGCCCATCGTGCACATCATCGCCAAACCGCTGGCCGGCGCCGCGCCGCTGACGGTCACCTTCACCGGCGGCGCTTCGGATTCGGACGGTTCCATCGCCTCCTATTTATGGTCGTTCTCCTCGGGAGAAACCTACTACCTCCTGCAGTTCGACCACACCTTCACCAAGCCCGGCGAATATACCGTCTACCTGACCGCGAGCGATGACAGCGGCGAATCGGCTTCCGATCACGTGGTCATCACGGTGACCCCGGGCGACGATAACGCCGATTCGAAAAGCGACCGCGGCTGCGGCGTCGCCGGCGGGGCCGGCTGGGCCGATTTGGCGATTATGCCGGCTTTGTTGGCGGTTTGGTCTCTGGCAATGGGGCGGCGTCGGCGCCGGGCGGCAGAAAAAGCCGGTATTTCTTGA
- a CDS encoding glycosyltransferase family 2 protein, translated as MPAYNAAATLEPTLRDLPEGLADEIILVDDGSRDATVAEARRLGLTVIEHVHNAGYGGNQKTCYTEALKRGADAVIMIHPDYQYDSRLAGQLIRFIVDGYFDVMLGSRIRTRAEALAGGMPIWKYLANRFLTITENVFLGLNLSEYHTGYRAYSRRVLETIPWRENSNDFAFDAQFLVQVVHFGFKIAEIPVPVRYMEEASSINFRRSLRYGWENLKVVGQYWLHRLGFKKYRLFLPPGADAAPLPETKPPTKPA; from the coding sequence ATGCCGGCTTACAATGCCGCGGCGACGCTCGAACCCACCTTGCGCGATTTGCCGGAAGGCCTGGCCGACGAAATTATTCTGGTGGACGACGGCAGCCGGGACGCCACGGTCGCCGAGGCGCGCCGGCTCGGTCTGACGGTCATCGAGCACGTGCACAATGCGGGATACGGCGGCAATCAAAAAACTTGCTATACCGAAGCCCTCAAGCGCGGAGCCGATGCGGTCATCATGATCCATCCCGACTACCAATACGACAGCCGACTGGCCGGGCAACTGATCCGGTTCATCGTCGACGGCTATTTCGACGTCATGCTCGGCAGCCGCATCCGGACCCGCGCCGAGGCCCTGGCCGGCGGCATGCCGATCTGGAAATATCTCGCCAACCGCTTCCTGACCATTACCGAAAACGTCTTTCTCGGCCTGAATCTTTCCGAGTACCACACCGGTTATCGGGCCTACAGCCGCCGGGTGCTGGAAACCATCCCCTGGCGCGAAAACAGCAATGATTTCGCCTTCGACGCCCAATTTCTGGTCCAGGTCGTCCACTTCGGCTTCAAAATCGCGGAAATCCCCGTCCCGGTGCGGTATATGGAAGAAGCCTCGAGCATCAATTTCCGCCGCTCGCTGCGTTACGGGTGGGAAAACCTAAAGGTGGTCGGCCAGTATTGGCTGCATCGCCTGGGCTTCAAGAAATACCGGCTTTTTCTGCCGCCCGGCGCCGACGCCGCCCCATTGCCAGAGACCAAACCGCCAACAAAGCCGGCATAA